A genomic region of Bactrocera dorsalis isolate Fly_Bdor chromosome 3, ASM2337382v1, whole genome shotgun sequence contains the following coding sequences:
- the LOC105228422 gene encoding fas apoptotic inhibitory molecule 1, with translation MSFLSPSLRLENLPNEPIMTLDHIPEEKRYNKNNIVAKWCAPINGKMYRIELEHGTTTGRRMIWVNGKEVLRRDWMFKLVGEDAFYIDQSRCIIRVDPAPGFRYEYSLYIDGKPHEQYTDELTKHYRLWLVSIEDNEYRIMLELDTLNLCVNDQLRAETGEFVDGGTDTKFAENGNEFVLQARSSGNKLDGLTHTLLANGEVIPEAKIIEVMQEPFSILSST, from the exons ATGTCTTTCCTATCGCCATCCTTACGGCTAGAGAATCTGCCAAACGAACCCATTATGACACTCGATCATATACCGGAAGAGAAacgttacaacaaaaacaatattgtgGCCAAATGGTGTGCGCCGATAAATGGCAAAATGTATCGTATCGAATTGGAGCATGGAACCACCACGGGACGACGCATGATATGGGTTAACGGGAAG GAAGTCCTACGTCGTGACTGGATGTTCAAATTGGTGGGCGAAGATGCATTTTATATCGATCAGTCGCGTTGCATTATACGCGTCGATCCAGCACCAGGTTTCAGATACGAATATTCGCTCTACATCGATGGCAAACCGCACGAACAGTATACCGACGAGCTGACGAAGCATTATCGCTTGTGGTTGGTCAGCATAGAAGATAACGAATACCGCATAATGTTAGAATTGGATACACTCAACTTGTGTGTGAATGATCAATTGCGTGCAGAAACG GGTGAATTCGTCGATGGCGGCACGGACACCAAGTTTGCGGAGAATGGCAATGAGTTTGTGCTGCAAGCGCGTTCGAGTGGCAATAAATTGGATGGCTTGACGCACACTCTGCTGGCGAATGGTGAGGTGATACCTGAGGCTAAGATCATAGAAGTCATGCAGGAGCCTTTCTCGATTTTATCATCCACTTAA
- the LOC105228480 gene encoding atypical protein kinase C isoform X5 — protein MMIMWSGICEVASLYGLQTSAFFMSGGGVIFPNVPSAPGLSCDGEDRSIYRRGARRWRKLYRVNGHIFQAKRFNRRAFCAYCQDRIWGLGRQGFKCIQCKLLVHKKCHKLVQKHCTNEHVEPLVKERDDAFAEQLPQVLPPLPDYASQASGSGHSGMVDASDPLAALELQPHDGQLQQQQQQHQNIEEQLEPGTQRQYSINDFELIRVIGRGSYAKVLMVELKNTGRIYAMKVIKKALVTDDEDIDWVQTEKHVFETASNHPFLVGLHSCFQTPSRLFFVIEFVRGGDLMFHMQRQRRLPEEHARFYAAEISLALNFLHEKGIIYRDLKLDNVLLDHEGHIKLTDYGMCKEGIRPGDTTSTFCGTPNYIAPEILRGEDYGFSVDWWALGVLLYEMLAGRSPFDIAGASENPDQNTEDYLFQVILEKTIRIPRSLSVKAASVLKGFLNKNPADRLGCHRESAFMDIVNHPFFKSIDWEMIAQKEVQPPYKPTFDPGDPYMATNFDTQFTREPAELTPDDPRVIDKIDQSEFEGFEYVNPLLMSLEDCV, from the exons TATTTCCAAATGTACCTTCTGCACCTGGCCTGTCCTGTGATGGCGAAGATC GCAGCATCTACAGACGTGGCGCACGCAGATGGCGCAAACTCTATCGAGTCAACGGACACATTTTCCAAGCCAAACGCTTCAATCGA CGCGCCTTCTGCGCTTACTGTCAGGACCGCATCTGGGGCTTGGGACGGCAAGGTTTCAAGTGCATACAATGCAAATTGTTGGTGCACAAAAAATGCCATAAACTCGTACAGAAGCACTGCACCAACGAACATGTGGAGCCGTTAGTGAAGGAGCGTGACGACGCTTTCGCCGAACAGCTGCCGCAGGTGTTGCCACCGTTGCCCGATTATGCGTCGCAGGCGAGTGGCAGTGGTCACAGTGGCATGGTGGATGCCAGCGATCCGTTGGCAGCGCTTGAACTACAGCCGCACGATGGACagttgcagcagcaacagcaacaacatcaaaatattgaagaacaaTTGGAGCCGGGCACTCAACGGCAATACTCCATTAACGATTTCGAATTGATACGCGTCATTGGACGTGGCAGCTATGCCAAGGTCTTGATGGTCGAACTGAAGAATACCGGGCGTATTTATGCCATGAAAGTGATTAAGAAGGCGCTCGTCACCGACGATGAGGACATCGATTGGGTGCAAACGGAGAAGCATGTCTTCGAGACGGCATCGAATCATCCGTTCTTGGTCGGTTTGCATTCGTGCTTCCAGACACCGTCACGTCTATTCTTTGTGATTGAGTTTGTGCGCGGCGGTGATCTTATGTTCCATATGCAGCGACAACGTCGTCTACCCGAGGAGCATGCGCGCTTCTATGCGGCGGAAATCAGTTTGGCATTGAACTTTTTGCATGAGAAGGGCATTATTTATCGTGACTTGAAGTTGGACAATGTCCTGCTCGACCATGAGGGTCACATTAAGTTGACCGATTATGGCATGTGTAAGGAGGGTATACGTCCCGGTGACACGACCTCCACCTTCTGCGGCACACCCAACTATATAGCGCCGGAGATTTTGCGTGGCGAAGACTATGGTTTCTCAGTGGATTGGTGGGCGCTGGGCGTGCTATTGTACGAGATGTTGGCCGGCCGTAGTCCATTCGATATAGCCGGCGCATCGGAGAATCCCGATCAG AACACTGAAGATTATCTGTTCCAAGTGATTTTGGAAAAGACCATACGTATACCGCGTTCGCTGAGCGTCAAGGCCGCGTCTGTATTGAAAGGTTTCCTTAATAAAAATCCAGCTGATCGCTTGGGTTGCCATCGTGAGTCCGCTTTCATGGACATTGTGAATCATCCGTTCTTCAAGAGTATCGACTGGGAAATG ATCGCACAAAAGGAGGTACAGCCACCATATAAGCCAACATTTGATCCTGGCGATCCATATATGGCCACAAATTTCGATACGCAATTTACTAGGGAGCCAGCCGAGCTGACACCAGATGATCC TCGTGTCATTGACAAGATAGATCAATCGGAGTTCGAAGGATTCGAGTATGTGAATCCGCTGCTGATGTCCTTAGAGGATTGCGTCTGA